Genomic segment of Rhodothermaceae bacterium:
TGAGCGGACCACATTTGATGCTGCCCTACATCCGTAATCAAAACGGCATCGCCTCCAGTTTTATCACGCAACTGCTCAATCACGCCCTGAGCGTGTAACTTCCCATCCTTCTGATACTGCAAAGGACATTCCTGACGCCAGGTATCAATTTGCTCCAGCCACTCTGTGGTATCCTTTGGGTCTACCAAGGGAATGAGGCGCTCCAGCACAGTTTTTACATCACCCAGAATCGCACAATCTGCAAATACATTCTTGGAAATGCACGACTGATCAATTTCAATATGAATTACTTTTGCATGGGGGGCCCAAGAATCAAGCTTCCCAGTTACCCGGTCGTCAAAACGAGCTCCAACTGCGATAATGAGATCGCAGTGCTGTACTGCCTGGTTCGCCCACCAGGTTCCATGCATTCCTAGCATTCGGAGTGCAAGGGGATCCTCTTCTGGGAAGGCCCCCAGTCCATGCAAAGTGGTGGTTACCGGAATACCCGTGTACCTTGCAAGTTCGGTCAAGCTCTCCGAGGCATCACTATTAACTGCGCCGCCACCTACATAAAGCAGTGGTCGTTTTGAATCAGCGATCATGCGTGCAGCCCGCTGCAGCTTTTCGGGACGAACGGCCTCCGGGACAGCATACCCTCGCATATTCACGGTTTCCGGATATTGAAAGGGACCCTCTGCTAACAGAACATCCTTTGGTAAATCAACCAGCACTGGACCTGGGCGCCCGGTTCGGGCAATGTGATAGGCTTCCTTCACGGTTCGGGCCAAATCCTTGATATCGCGGACCAGATAACTGTGTTTGGTAATGGAGCGTGTAATTCCGACTGCATCACACTCCTGGAACGCATCATTGCCAATCAGACCTGTAGGAACCTGTCCGGTAAAGACAACGATCGGCACGGAATCCATGTATGCATCCGCGATTCCCGTAACTGTGTTCGTGGCCCCAGGTCCACTAGTAACCAGAACCGTTCCAACCTTCCCTGTCGCTTTTGCATATCCTTCTGCCGCGTGTGTCCCCCCTTGCTCATGTCGAACCAGGATGTGCTGGAACTCGGGATTGATTCGGTGCATCTCATCATACACCTTGATGACAGCACCACCGGGATGTCCAAAAATAATTTTGACCCCCTCGGCCTCAAGAGAGCGGAGAAGAATCTCAGCACCCGACATCACCTGACTTGTGCTGGTGATCTCTGGCCGGACCTCTGGGAGCGAGTCCCCCGTAGTTACAGGCTGTACCTTTGTATGTTCGTCGTAAGTCATGATTCAAATGAATGGTTACCTACATTGGGCAATGATACCAACTAGTAAGCAGGATGTCCCTTTCATCGTTGACATCCTCACCAGTTGCACAAAATGAGATACTTTGCTTGATATTTGAAACCAGTTCCTAACAGCAAGTTCGGTTTAACTGAACTAGTACGATGTTTATGCCGACTGGTTTAGAGATCAGGCGTGAAATTTGCTCAACCAATGGTCGCCGCATATTTCCAGCCCCTGCTTGATCCAATAAAATTACTCCCCTTCCTGTAGGCGGTAACAGCATTGATCTACTCGGAATCCACAATTGCAACGATGTCCCAACCACACATTTTGTACGCTCATATCTCCAACCGCAGTAACTGAATGGGAGTCAGAAGTAGGATAGAATCCAAGAGCGGTACTGCTGCAATCAGTGGATCATCAAGCGGAATGACCATCTGACGGGACAGGATACCCTGATGGCTATATATCCAAATGGATTGGGGAAAAATGATCCATAACCCCTCCTGCGTAACCGTAATACTATTCGGGTCTGATTCAGCTTTTAAGTTGCGTATATGTCCACCGAAATAATCATAGACCTTGACCAGACCAAGAGCACGATCAGCAACATAGAGTGATGATGCGTCGGTTGTAAGACTGATCGGCTCGACCAGTTGCCCAGCTCCAGAACCAAACTCCCCGATCACACGCTCCAAGCGTCGACTCGCGTCCCATTTTAGAACACGCTGGGATGATGCGTCAATGGCGAATAGTTCTCCCGCGACCCCCGTTGCAACAGCAATTGGCTGCCCCAACGCCGTTGAAAATCCACCCTGTAGATCAAGCCGAGGAGAGTGCCCTAATTCACGGTCTGTGTTTCTTGGAACCCGGATCGTCTCCAAATGCAGAAGTTCTTTGGAGAATCGGAAAAGATTGCCTTTCTCTGCATCTGCAAGAACCCAGATCAGTCCATTCCCCGGATCAACATCTGAAAGCTCCCCAAACACTCCGGCATTCGTACCATCTAGGCGTGCCTTGATTTCTCCGAGATGGTCCAGCTGCAACAGCTCCGAAGCTGAAACCACATAGATCAAGCCTTCCGGATCAATGGCAAGGCTTCGTGCTTCTGGAATCTGCGCGATCACTTCGAATTCGGTTTGAAGCGTATCCTGCGCTCCCCCAACCCGTGCGAGAACCGTTGACAGTATCAACAAACTTGCCAGGACTTCCTTCATTCGCGATGTAATGCACGGTGCCCAATATCACGGCGGAGGTGTTTGCCATCAAACTCTATGAGGTCTGCCGCCTGATAAGCATGGTCTATTGCCTCCGGGAGTGTAGCACTGATTGCCGTTACTCCTAGTACACGGCCACCGGCCGTCAAGATATTTCTCCCATCCGACTTTGTGCCTGCATGAAATACGAGTGTCCCTGAAACTTCGCCAGCGGCCTTGAGGCCGCTAATCACGCATCCTTTGTCATAAGACCCTGGATATCCCCCACTGGCCAAGACCACACATGCTGCAGCTAATGATTGTTTTTCCAGTCGCAGGTTACCGATCCCTCCTGTTGCAGCGCGCAATAGAATTTCAACCGGATCGCCCCCCATGAGGGGCAGTACCACTTGCGCCTCAGGATCACCAAATCTGCAGTTAAATTCAACGACCTTCGGGCCTTCGTCCGTAATCATCAGACCGGCATACAGGCACCCTTTGTACAGTCGCCCCTCCCGTGCCATTCCTTCGAGTACTGGCTCAATGATACGTGAGCAAGTAGTCTCAATCAGACTCTGCGTCATGACCGGAGCTGGAGCATACGCACCCATTCCTCCAGTATTTGGTCCCTGGTCATCGTCAAATACACGCTTATGATCCTGTGCAGAATCCAGAAGGAGATAGTCATCTCCATCTGTGAGAACAAACAAACTCGCTTCCTCGCCCTCCATCCACTCCTCGATCACAATTTCTTTGCCGGCATCTCCGAGACTCCCCTGGATCATCAATTCGTGCAGTGCCCGTTCTGAATCTGCAATGTCCTCGCACATGATGGCACCCTTACCTGCAGCGAGCCCTGAGGCTTTGATCACACACCTCCCCAGTGTTTGAGCATAACTTTTGGCCTCATCAATTTGATTTGAATGAAAATACCGCCATTGCGCTGTTGGAACAAGGTGCCGTTGCATGAACGATTTGGCAAATGCCTTGCTACTTTCAATCTCAGCCGCGGCAGCCGATGGGCCAAAGCATGGTATTCCCACATTTTCCAAGGCATCTGCAAGCCCCTCAGCAAGGGGCACTTCCGGCCCTATAATTACCAAATCGATTTTCTCGTCCCTAGCAAACGATACCAACGCTGTGAGGTCCGTTGCCTGAACAGGGATATTCTTCCCGAACTGCGCCGTCCCGGGGTTCCCCGGTGCAATAAATAGAACATCTGCACCGCGCACAGCCCATGCCAGCGCGTGCTCACGCCCACCACTTCCAACAATGAGAATTCGCATGGTAAAGCTATGGTTTAATCAGACTGCTCCTTCAACTCGGCCAGAAGCAACAATGCCTGCATTGGTGTGATTTTATCTGGATCAATTTCCTTAAGCCGATCTCGCAGTGGATCTGGTTCCGGTTCATCAAAGAGGGGCATCTGAGTGGATTCAATCTCAGGAGAGATCTCTCGGCTCACCGTTTCCTGCGACTCCAGCTCCTGCAGAATTATTTTCGCTCGCTGTAACAGTTTCGAGGGCAAGCCCGCCATGTGGGCTACCTCAATTCCATATGAGTGATCTGCGGCACCACGAACCAGTTTACGAAGAAAAACAATCTTGCCTTTATGCTCCTGTACGTGAATGCGATGATTCTCTACTCGCTCAAGCTGCTCTTCCAATGCATTCAGTTCATGGTAATGTGTCGCGAAGAGGGTTCGTGCCGCAATCGAATCATTCTGATGTAGGTATTCTACCAGAGCCCATGCAATCGAGAGCCCATCGAACGTGCTGGTACCCCGACCTACTTCATCTAAAAGGATGAGAGAGCTTTGGGTGGCGTTATTGAGAATGTTGGCAGTCTCATTCATTTCCACCAGGAAAGTGCTCTCACCTGCAGCCAGATTATCCGATGCACCAACCCGGGTAAAGATGCGATCAACCACACCAATTTGTGCTTTTTTCGCTGGCACAAAACTTCCTGTCTGTGCCATCAAAACAATCAAACCCACTTGGCGCAAGACGACACTCTTACCCGCCATATTGGGGCCTGTGATAATCAGTATCTGATTCTTGTCTGGATCGATGTTCACCGAGTTGGGGACGAATGTTTCGGCGATAGATTGCTCCACAATAGGATGTCTCCCGTCAAGAATTCGAAGGCATCGGGAGTTATTCAACTCCGGCCTCACATATCTTTCACGCACCGCTACCTCCGCAAATGCCACCAGACAATCCAATACAGCAATCGCTGTCCCCAAGTCCTGAAGTTCCTGAGACTTTATGGATAAATTAGCTCGCAAGGAGTGTAGCAGTTCATTCTCAAGCACTGCGATCTTTTCTTTTGCACCAAGAACACGTTCTTCGTACTCCTTCAACTCACTCGTGATATACCGCTCTGCATTGACCAGCGTTTGCTTACGAACGTAGTCCCCAGGGACCTTATCTCGATGAGTATTTGTAATCTCAAGATAGTATCCGAATACTTTGTTATAACCTACTTTGAGGGATGGGATACCGGTTCGTTCGATTTCACGCTTTTGTAATGTCTCAATGAACTTTTTCCCTGAACTGGAAATTTCTTGAAGTTCATCCAGATCGCGGCTATAACCTGAGCGAAAAATCTGCCCCGAGGATTCATCCAGAGCCTGATGGATCATTGACTCGACCTCGCTGCATGGGTTCAGGGCCTGGGCTAGTTTTCCCAAAACCGGACATTCCGATGCATTCAGTTGCAAAATTATATCTGGCACCTGGTGCAGGGCAAGCCCCAGACTTAGAAGCTCCCGTGGAATGGCACGCTGTGTACAGATTCTGGCAACTACCCGCTCAATATCACAAACCTGCTTTAGGTGATCTTGCAAGCTACTTCGGATATCCGAATTTCCAACTAGTGTCTCCACAGCATCAAGCCGCCGATTGATCCGCTGAACATCACGCAGTGGCTGAAAAAGCCATCGCCGTAATGTCCGCGCCCCCATGGCAGTAAAAGTATGATCCAGAAGCTTGACCAAGGTCATCGCCTTGGAATCCCCATGAAGAGGTGTAAGCAGTTCAAGATTCCTACGTGTTTGCGGATCAAGGAGCATCGTGCCTTGATCCGTTTGCAGGCGAATCTTTTTGATGTGTTCTGGCTTCCCTTTTTGGGTTTCAATCAAATAGTGGAGGACTGCCCCTGCTGCAACAATTCCCTCTCGTAGCTCAGAAACGCCAAACCCCTTCAGGGAATGCGTACCAAAGTGTTCGAGTAGTGTGAGGTTGGCAAAGTCATAATCGAAGACCCAATCTTCACGCGGTGTGACAATGTAGCCTTGGTTACGCAGATCCTGAACGGAGTCCCGGATTGATTTATCAATCAGGATCTCCGATGGCTCAATGCTTTGTAAGAGGTTGCTAAGCCGAAAATGGCTAACCTCCGTAAGCACAAACTCACCGGTTGAAACGTCCGCATAAGACACCCCTGCCTGCCTCTTTCCATAATGTACTGCTACCAAGTAGTTGGCCTGCTTCGGTGAAAGTGTTTGGTCCCGAAGTGATACCCCAGGGGTGACGACTTCCGTTACTCCTCGTTTTACCAGAGATTTTGTTGCCTTGGGATCTTCCAACTGCTCACAAATGGCAACTCTCAGCCCCGCATCAACCAATTTGGGAAGATGATTTTCAAGCGCATGGTGAGGGAATCCTGCCAGTGCTACACTCTCTGTCGCACCATGTCCTCGCTTGGTCAACACAATTCCAAGTACGTCACTTGCCCTCAGGGCATCCTCTTCAAATGTCTCGTAGAAATCGCCCATGCGAAACAGCAACAATGTATCCGGATTCTCTTCTTTAATCCGGTAATACTGTCGCATCAGCGGTGTTTTACCTATGTTCTTCTGTGGCATAAATTACAGCAGGTGAGCCTCGATCATACCGGATATCCTCTCCATGAGCTAAGTGCATTTCTTAAAGAGCCAATATATGCCCCCTGTTCACTACACCATTGAACGATGGCCTCAAAATGTTTGCCCCATCCTGGATAATCCATTTCTTCCCCAATCACATTATGCCACAATGCAACCCCTACTCCACCAAATTTCTGGCACATTCTTAGAATTTCGGTGCTTTCGTGGATAGCTTCTTCCACTCCATAATTCTGCCGGTTAAAGAGAACCCCATCCATCAAGAGCAGGGGCATTTCCCACAGGTCCATCACCTCGTTCCTATTACAGTCAAACTTTAAAAATGGCATACAGGTACCATTCCTGAATCCTGCACACTCCGAAAATCCAAGCGATGAATCAATCAGGAAGCCGGCTTCAGCCTGCAACCGCGGTGTGATCCTGGGATCATAGCGCAGGAAATGTTGCCGGACACTCACGGGGGGCGTTCCAATTTGATTGGTGAGTGTACGGCGCTCGCTGCGCAAATAGCCGGGATGCGCATATGCATGGTAACTAGGATGCAACCCAATTTCAAAATCATCCGACTGCAGATCCCGCAGCATTTTTTGCAAGAATTTCTGATCCAGTCGATAATCCACATCATTGGGGCCATGAGCGGCAGCTTTAAGAAAAACGGTTGCGCTCCCATACCTGCGAATCAAACGATGCATTCGATACAATGCAGTTTGAAATGCATCTCCGGGCGTGAAATAACTTTGGATAAATTGAAATAACCTGCGCCACCTCTCCATACCATTCACCTTTCGGTGATTCAGAAGAAAATAGTGCACCTTCTCCCTGAGAATCATCCCTAACCGCCAATGTTGAAGATAGTCTACATCAATGGTCGGACAAAATGCCCACTTTTTCCCCGCCCAAGTCTTTGACGATACCTGAATCCCCGCTGCGACAAGTTTTCCTTGAAGCACCTCACGATAACAATCCACAACCGGAATATGCGTCACATTCAGCATTGCCTGAAGTGATTCTTTGTGAGGGAAGCGGCCATGCGGGTCCCTCGCGATAGTTGCATTCTCCTGCCAGCCGGAGAGCCAATAAAATGTCGATGCGACTAAATCATCCCCCGTCTTTGACGAGAAAAGAACTGGAAAATTGCAGCCGAAATTGTCTTGCCATGTAACGGAAGCCACATTCAGTGGGGCAAAATCATCAAAGAAATCTTCTGAGTTGGGAGCTAGCGGCAATACAATGATCTTTGGGTCAAGCCCGGAGGGCGCATCCCCATAGTAGATTCCCCGCCCGCCCAGCTTACTGCGGGACTGAAATATCGGACCCAAACCAAGCGGGCCAAGTAACATGCGTATACTATACTCAGCCTTAGGCCTGTATTGGTGGCCCACTTCAAGGCACACGGGAATTGCTGAATTCATTGACAATTGTTTTTCTTCATACCGTCAGTTCCCGCATCAAATTAAGCAGTTTGTCCATTCTCTAGGTGACTAGCTGAACGCCGGAAAGCATTATAATGGCCCGTGATCTTACCGTACTTGCTGACCCTGTCCATGGATTCATTAAAATTCCTCAGAAGATAATCCAATCACTGTTAGAATCCCTCGAAGTGCAAAGACTTCGTCGGATTAAGCAGTTGGGGATGGGATCTCTCGTTTTTCCTGCGGCAGAGCACAGTCGCTTTCCACACGCTTTGGGAGCAATGGGACTGTTATCTGGCGCATTAGACAGTTTTGAAGCGAAGGGAACTCGCATCGAAGAGGAAGAGCGGCTGACCGCTATGGCGGCGATCCTCTTACACGACATTGGCCACAGTCCCTTTTCGCATACGCTCGAGTCCAAGCTGATCCATGATACGAAGCACGAGGAGATAAGCATAGCATTGGTTAAGCGCCTCAAATCACAGATGGGCAGCCTGCTTGACATGGCGATAGAAATGCTTGAGGGTAACTATGAAAAACCATTCTTTAATGCTTTGATTTCCAGTCAACTGGATATGGACCGTCTCGATTACCTGTGCAGAGATTCTCATTTTACCGGGGTTGCCGAAGGCAGGATCGGAGTTGGCCGGATTCTACGAACATTATGTGTCCATCCTGCCGATGGCGGGTCTAAATCCCACCTTGCCATTGAGTCTAAAGGGGTATATGCGGTTGAAAATGTGCTCATTGCAAGAAGGCTAATGTACTGGCAGGTGTATGTTCATAAGACAGTCATTGCTGCAGACCATGCACTTGTAGGGGCCATTGATCGGGCTCGTGACCTGATTCGCAATGGTGACGATGATGCCGTGCATGGAATATCTCCGACCCTCTATTGGTTTCTCAAGGAGAATCCAGATAAGAGCCGAGTTATTGAGGATCAGGTTCTGACTCGCTTTCTTGATTTAGATGACTCCGAGGTGATTTACAGCTTAAAGCAGTGGTGCACCAGTAACGACCGAATTCTCGCGGATTTATCGCGTCGGATTATTACCAGGGATTTATTCCGTTGCACCTTTCTAGAGGAAGAACCAAGCGATCATCTTCGTGAAAACTGGAGGGACCGCGTAACGCATACTCTGAGGAAAATGGGGATTACAAGCCCTGAAGCCCATACCTATTACTTAAAAGTCGGCAAATCCAGTCACGCGGCCTATAAACCGGACAAGAATGTCGTGCATGTCCTGAGTCCTCAGGGTCACCTGAGCGAGCTGGGTCAGTACGCGGATGGAGCCGCAATCAATGCCCTCACCAAGTTTGTACAAAAACCATATGCCTGTCACCCAAAAACCGTCGAGTTAGAGCTATGATTCCAGGGCGTTACGGCAGTACTCTACACACTTGCCCATTTCCTCCATCACACTGGATCCCTCGGGAATCGGGTATTCCAGCTCAATCATCGCAGGAATCGGATACCCCTCGTCTCTGATCAGTTGCAGTACTTCGGCAATCGGAGTATCTCCCATACCCCAGGAAACATTGTCCTGCCCGTTTTCAGGGCTTTTTCGATCCTTGAGATGTAAATGGGCAATTCGATCGTGGTATTGCTGGATAACTGGGATCGGAGATGTCCCCAATGCAGCGACATAGTGGCCGATATCTAGATTGAGCATATTGTTTGGCGAATGTGCCAAATACTCATCAAAACTAAAATCTTCGTTGGCTACCTGCAGATGATTATGCATGCTATTAAGCAAACCATGTTTGGATGCAATGGGGGCCATTCGCTCGGATGAACTGGCGGAGATTTCGAAGGAGATTCCACGAGCCCCAATTGCTTTTGCGGCACGGTACGCATAATCAATATCTTCGTCCGACCAGTTGGGGTTGCCCAATTTCAAGATATCAACCTCAACACCTGCATCCCTATACATTTCTCCTAACTCTGTAAATTTTTCGATCGGAGCGCTGCGACGCCACTTCTGGAGTTCCAACTCGGCTTCTCTCCTTGCATCCATATAGGCAGTCCTTTCCTCCGATGTCATGGAGTCGAGACGACGCCAAGGCGAGCCTCCTGACGGGGCACCGGCATATCTCTCGGCGGGGGTCCCCATTAACTCTACCGTATCGAGTCCGAGCGTTTTCATATATCCAAGAATTTCTTCCGCACTATCAGGAATCTGGCGAAAGCTATAGGATATCGCGCCGATCTTTACAGCAGAAGGAGTTGCCAATAGCTGACGTGGAGCAACCGCGATTCCGGTAACTGCCGTGGCAATTTTCAGAAAATCACGGCGGTTAAATATCGTATTCATGGTGGGACAGAGTTTGTTATTGAGTTAGGAGAGAAGTTACTGAATCTATTGGCAAACAGCAACGACGGACTCATGAGTATGTATGATTAACGCCCCCTCCCGTTGGCATGACCAATTCGTTCAGGCTGAAGCGTGTGGGCTGAAGTAATGTATTAGGAAAAGACTATCCCCTGTGAGTTCCATCAATTCAGCGAAGAGTAAAGCAAACCATTAGAATATTGTTGAAGTTACTCACCAACAGGACTGTAGCTGCGAACTGAAATTTGAGGATATGGTGAGATGCGAGTAGTATACAAATGATCTTTTGAGATCGCCCTAATTATCGGCAATGAATCACCGATATACACTGCCTCCCCGGTGTGAGATAGCATGATATAAGACCGAAGTGCCGCGTATCTCTCTCCTCCCCCGTGAATACTCTCAGGCGTGAAAGAGGCGACCTGAACAATCACATATTTTTCAGGCAAAGAGACAACTCCGACTACCTGATCATACGTGCTGGAAAGTATACCCACTGATATTTGAGATCGTCCTGAGTTTCCACGTTTGTTTTCTTCAACCTCAAGTGGCTCAAAATTTGAGACTCTTGCTACCCATTGAATGTCCCCTTCAAGTGAATAGCCATAGATCATTGGAAGCAACCGAGGAGCATATATGATCCTTCTAGGTTGTCTCGAACATGCTATGTGTCCTTCACCGAAGGTAAGTTGCACCGCAGTAGATGGGGAATTGTATATGGTACCAAAAGAGCCTGAGCGATTTCCATCCGATGAATAAGAAAAGATCGAATTGGAAGATTCTCCAAGAAAAGTGCCATGAACGTAGACAATCCCATCCTGCTTGCAAAGTCCAACTGGAGAAACAGATAGGGTCATTGTCTGTCCCAACTGATGTGCATTACCAACTCGATTGAAAATTGTCTTGCGGTAAGCTTTATCGACTACATAAATTCGTCCTGTAGAGTCAACTTCCATACCCCGAGGCTTGAAAAACTCACCCGGACCTCTACCCTCACTCCCCACTGAATAGAGAAATACACCCTCCGGGTTAAATATTCTCACCTCACTGTATTGCGCATCCAGTATATATACATTCCCATTGGAATCCAATTTGATATCGGAAATCTGGCTGAACATCTCGTATGGTTCTCCATTCTCTACTCCAAGTGTCAGGATCTCTGTTGATGACAGCAGATTCTGACCTAATTCTCTGGCATCTTGGAGATCTTTGGAATCATAGTCGCGTGAATCAAGATCATGACTATCCTCAATACCAGGAATCAGGCTTGGAATTGGATGAATGATTTTCTGAGTTTCCGCAGAAGCTCTAGATGAGCTCAGAAGAATCAGTAATGCACCAAAGAGAAATGACGTTGAGTAGTGAATTTTTTCCATTAAAACCATCGTTATTGGAGAGTTAACATGACATTGACCCTTGGTTGACTTTGAAGATCCCTCTTTCTTGTGTGAGAGATTTTACCCGTTCTTCAAGAGCGAATAGCACCCGGTCCGCTACCCGTTTAAAGGCAACGAGGTTTCACACAGGTCCATAGCCTCAATCAGGTGACAGACCATCCCATTGCTGCTTGATCAGTCATTCGCCGGCTCAGCACTCTTTAGATAGTACAGTGCAGGCAATTCGCGAAGTTCCTGAGCGATATCCAAACCGTACCCCACGATAAATTCCCCGCTGGAAATAAAGCCCACATGATCCACTTCAATTGGACTCCCTTTTACCTTCACAAGGGAAACGATGGTAACGGACTTTGGCCCATACTTGGAAAGTTGCTGGCGTACATATGTCAGCGTTCGACCTGAGTCGACAACATCTTCAACCAGAATTACATGTTGATCGTGAAGGGGCACTGTCGGGGGCATGATCTCTTGTATGGACTGGTTGCTTGTCATTCGGTCACCATAGGAACTCAAGCGCCAGAAGTCAACGACGCAGGGAAGTTTTATGGCGCGTACCAAGTCTGCTGTAAAGATGAATGCTCCCTGCATTAAGCCGATCACAATCGGGCGGTGTCCCCGATGCGTACGGGTTAATATTTGTCCGATTTCCCGAACACGCACTGCAATAGCATCGGCATCCTTGAACAGCTTCAGACGCCGGCCATGAATGATTTCAGTTTCGTTCAAAATAGAGTCTAGCATAGTTTCGAGTTGCATCCATGATCCGAAATGTATGCGAGAGGCGATATCCAACAACCCATACAATTTCGCCCTTACTGCACACCACAATTGTGTCTTTTCGCTTGGAGGCTGGAACACCTATATCCGTTAACAGGTCGCTAACCTTTTTTGTACCCTCCATTCCCAGGGGGCGGATTCGATCCCC
This window contains:
- the purD gene encoding phosphoribosylamine--glycine ligase; amino-acid sequence: MRILIVGSGGREHALAWAVRGADVLFIAPGNPGTAQFGKNIPVQATDLTALVSFARDEKIDLVIIGPEVPLAEGLADALENVGIPCFGPSAAAAEIESSKAFAKSFMQRHLVPTAQWRYFHSNQIDEAKSYAQTLGRCVIKASGLAAGKGAIMCEDIADSERALHELMIQGSLGDAGKEIVIEEWMEGEEASLFVLTDGDDYLLLDSAQDHKRVFDDDQGPNTGGMGAYAPAPVMTQSLIETTCSRIIEPVLEGMAREGRLYKGCLYAGLMITDEGPKVVEFNCRFGDPEAQVVLPLMGGDPVEILLRAATGGIGNLRLEKQSLAAACVVLASGGYPGSYDKGCVISGLKAAGEVSGTLVFHAGTKSDGRNILTAGGRVLGVTAISATLPEAIDHAYQAADLIEFDGKHLRRDIGHRALHRE
- the ilvB gene encoding biosynthetic-type acetolactate synthase large subunit gives rise to the protein MTYDEHTKVQPVTTGDSLPEVRPEITSTSQVMSGAEILLRSLEAEGVKIIFGHPGGAVIKVYDEMHRINPEFQHILVRHEQGGTHAAEGYAKATGKVGTVLVTSGPGATNTVTGIADAYMDSVPIVVFTGQVPTGLIGNDAFQECDAVGITRSITKHSYLVRDIKDLARTVKEAYHIARTGRPGPVLVDLPKDVLLAEGPFQYPETVNMRGYAVPEAVRPEKLQRAARMIADSKRPLLYVGGGAVNSDASESLTELARYTGIPVTTTLHGLGAFPEEDPLALRMLGMHGTWWANQAVQHCDLIIAVGARFDDRVTGKLDSWAPHAKVIHIEIDQSCISKNVFADCAILGDVKTVLERLIPLVDPKDTTEWLEQIDTWRQECPLQYQKDGKLHAQGVIEQLRDKTGGDAVLITDVGQHQMWSAQYFRFLHPRTHITSGGLGTMGFGMPAAMGAAFGMREIGSSRPVVCISGDGGFVMNAQEMSVAAAHKLPLKLAVINNRFLGMVRQWQELFHMERYSHTDLSDTNPDFVKLAEAHHCVGLRANTPEEAKEIIDEAWKVTDRPVLMEFSVAKEEMVFPMVPAGAATGDMITDRMTPNSFV
- the mutS gene encoding DNA mismatch repair protein MutS, with protein sequence MRQYYRIKEENPDTLLLFRMGDFYETFEEDALRASDVLGIVLTKRGHGATESVALAGFPHHALENHLPKLVDAGLRVAICEQLEDPKATKSLVKRGVTEVVTPGVSLRDQTLSPKQANYLVAVHYGKRQAGVSYADVSTGEFVLTEVSHFRLSNLLQSIEPSEILIDKSIRDSVQDLRNQGYIVTPREDWVFDYDFANLTLLEHFGTHSLKGFGVSELREGIVAAGAVLHYLIETQKGKPEHIKKIRLQTDQGTMLLDPQTRRNLELLTPLHGDSKAMTLVKLLDHTFTAMGARTLRRWLFQPLRDVQRINRRLDAVETLVGNSDIRSSLQDHLKQVCDIERVVARICTQRAIPRELLSLGLALHQVPDIILQLNASECPVLGKLAQALNPCSEVESMIHQALDESSGQIFRSGYSRDLDELQEISSSGKKFIETLQKREIERTGIPSLKVGYNKVFGYYLEITNTHRDKVPGDYVRKQTLVNAERYITSELKEYEERVLGAKEKIAVLENELLHSLRANLSIKSQELQDLGTAIAVLDCLVAFAEVAVRERYVRPELNNSRCLRILDGRHPIVEQSIAETFVPNSVNIDPDKNQILIITGPNMAGKSVVLRQVGLIVLMAQTGSFVPAKKAQIGVVDRIFTRVGASDNLAAGESTFLVEMNETANILNNATQSSLILLDEVGRGTSTFDGLSIAWALVEYLHQNDSIAARTLFATHYHELNALEEQLERVENHRIHVQEHKGKIVFLRKLVRGAADHSYGIEVAHMAGLPSKLLQRAKIILQELESQETVSREISPEIESTQMPLFDEPEPDPLRDRLKEIDPDKITPMQALLLLAELKEQSD
- a CDS encoding hypoxanthine phosphoribosyltransferase; amino-acid sequence: MQLETMLDSILNETEIIHGRRLKLFKDADAIAVRVREIGQILTRTHRGHRPIVIGLMQGAFIFTADLVRAIKLPCVVDFWRLSSYGDRMTSNQSIQEIMPPTVPLHDQHVILVEDVVDSGRTLTYVRQQLSKYGPKSVTIVSLVKVKGSPIEVDHVGFISSGEFIVGYGLDIAQELRELPALYYLKSAEPAND
- a CDS encoding 6-bladed beta-propeller; protein product: MVLMEKIHYSTSFLFGALLILLSSSRASAETQKIIHPIPSLIPGIEDSHDLDSRDYDSKDLQDARELGQNLLSSTEILTLGVENGEPYEMFSQISDIKLDSNGNVYILDAQYSEVRIFNPEGVFLYSVGSEGRGPGEFFKPRGMEVDSTGRIYVVDKAYRKTIFNRVGNAHQLGQTMTLSVSPVGLCKQDGIVYVHGTFLGESSNSIFSYSSDGNRSGSFGTIYNSPSTAVQLTFGEGHIACSRQPRRIIYAPRLLPMIYGYSLEGDIQWVARVSNFEPLEVEENKRGNSGRSQISVGILSSTYDQVVGVVSLPEKYVIVQVASFTPESIHGGGERYAALRSYIMLSHTGEAVYIGDSLPIIRAISKDHLYTTRISPYPQISVRSYSPVGE
- a CDS encoding HD domain-containing protein — its product is MARDLTVLADPVHGFIKIPQKIIQSLLESLEVQRLRRIKQLGMGSLVFPAAEHSRFPHALGAMGLLSGALDSFEAKGTRIEEEERLTAMAAILLHDIGHSPFSHTLESKLIHDTKHEEISIALVKRLKSQMGSLLDMAIEMLEGNYEKPFFNALISSQLDMDRLDYLCRDSHFTGVAEGRIGVGRILRTLCVHPADGGSKSHLAIESKGVYAVENVLIARRLMYWQVYVHKTVIAADHALVGAIDRARDLIRNGDDDAVHGISPTLYWFLKENPDKSRVIEDQVLTRFLDLDDSEVIYSLKQWCTSNDRILADLSRRIITRDLFRCTFLEEEPSDHLRENWRDRVTHTLRKMGITSPEAHTYYLKVGKSSHAAYKPDKNVVHVLSPQGHLSELGQYADGAAINALTKFVQKPYACHPKTVELEL
- a CDS encoding sugar phosphate isomerase/epimerase, with protein sequence MNTIFNRRDFLKIATAVTGIAVAPRQLLATPSAVKIGAISYSFRQIPDSAEEILGYMKTLGLDTVELMGTPAERYAGAPSGGSPWRRLDSMTSEERTAYMDARREAELELQKWRRSAPIEKFTELGEMYRDAGVEVDILKLGNPNWSDEDIDYAYRAAKAIGARGISFEISASSSERMAPIASKHGLLNSMHNHLQVANEDFSFDEYLAHSPNNMLNLDIGHYVAALGTSPIPVIQQYHDRIAHLHLKDRKSPENGQDNVSWGMGDTPIAEVLQLIRDEGYPIPAMIELEYPIPEGSSVMEEMGKCVEYCRNALES